One window from the genome of Saimiri boliviensis isolate mSaiBol1 chromosome 2, mSaiBol1.pri, whole genome shotgun sequence encodes:
- the CDK9 gene encoding cyclin-dependent kinase 9, with protein sequence MQRDAPPRAPAPAPRLPAPPIGAAASSGGGGGGGSGGGGGASAAPAPPGLSGTTSPRGPGGGRRAEEAGSAPRGRKWPWRRKWRGRGGAWSAAAGPGAGAAAAAAAGGGGGGALEVAMAKQYDSVECPFCDEVTKYEKLAKIGQGTFGEVFKAKHRKTGQKVALKKVLMENEKEGFPITALREIKILQLLKHENVVNLIEICRTKASPYNRCKGSIYLVFDFCEHDLAGLLSNVLVKFTLSEIKRVMQMLLNGLYYIHRNKILHRDMKAANVLITRDGVLKLADFGLARAFSLAKNSQPNRYTNRVVTLWYRPPELLLGERDYGPPIDLWGAGCIMAEMWTRSPIMQGNTEQHQLALISQLCGSITPEVWPNVDKYELYDKLELVKGQKRKVKDRLKAYVRDPYALDLIDKLLVLDPAQRIDSDDALNHDFFWSDPMPSDLKGMLSTHLTSMFEYLAPPRRKGSQITQQSTNQSRNPATTNQTEFERVF encoded by the exons ATGCAGCGGGACGCGCCGCCCCGAGCCCCAGCCCCGGCGCCCCGGCTCCCCGCGCCCCCGATCGGGGCCGCCGCCAGTAGTGGCGGCGGCGGAGGCGggggcagcggcggcggcggaggcgcCTCTGCAGCTCCGGCTCCCCCTGGCCTCTCGGGAACTACAAGTCCCAGGGGGCctggcggcgggcggcgggcggaaGAGGCGGGGTCGGCGCCGCGGGGCCGGAAGTGGCCGTGGAGGCGGAAGTGGCGCGGCCGCGGAGGGGCCTGGAGCGCGGCGGCGGGACCTGGAgcgggagcagcagcagcagcggcggctgggggcggcggcggcggcgcgctgGAGGTGGCCATGGCAAAGCAGTACGACTCGGTTGAGTGCCCCTTTTGTGATGAAGTTACCAAATACGAGAAGCTTGCCAAGATCGGCCAAGGCACCTTTGG GGAGGTGTTTAAGGCCAAGCACCGCAAGACCGGCCAGAAGGTGGCTCTGAAGAAGGTCCTGATGGAAAATGAGAAGGAGGGG TTCCCCATTACAGCCTTGCGGGAGATCAAGATTCTTCAGCTTCTAAAACACGAGAATGTGGTCAACTTGATTGAGATTTGTCGAACCAAAG cttccccctATAACCGCTGCAAGGGCAGTATATACCTGGTGTTCGACTTCTGTGAGCATGACCTTGCTGGGCTGTTGAGCAATGTTTTGGTCAAGTTCACGCTGTCTGAGATCAAGAGGGTGATGCAGATGCTGCTTAACGGCCTCTACTACATCCATAGGAACAAG ATCCTGCACAGGGACATGAAGGCTGCTAATGTGCTTATCACTCGTGATGGAGTCCTGAAGCTGGCAGACTTTGGGCTGGCCCGGGccttcagcctggccaagaacAGCCAGCCCAACCGCTACACCAACCGTGTGGTGACACTCTGGTACCGGCCCCCGGAGCTGTTGCTCG GGGAGCGGGACTACGGCCCCCCCATTGACCTTTGGGGTGCTGGGTGCATCATGGCAGAGATGTGGACCCGCAGCCCCATCATGCAGGGCAACACGGAGCAGCACCAGCTCGCCCTCATCAGTCAGCTCTGCGGCTCCATCACTCCTGAG GTGTGGCCAAACGTGGACAAGTATGAGCTATATGATAAGCTGGAGCTGGTCAAGGGCCAGAAGCGGAAGGTGAAGGACAGGCTGAAGGCCTACGTGCGCGACCCGTATGCACTGGACCTCATCGACAAGCTGCTGGTGCTGGACCCTGCCCAGCGCATCGACAGCGACGATGCCCTCAACCACGACTTCTTCTGGTCTGACCCCATGCCGTCCGACCTCAAGGGCATGCTCTCCACCCACCTGACGTCCATGTTTGAGTACCTGGCACCGCCGCGCCGGAAGGGCAGCCAGATCACTCAGCAGTCTACCAACCAGAGCCGCAATCCCGCCACCACCAACCAGACGGAGTTTGAGCGTGTCTTCTGA